One genomic window of Ktedonobacteraceae bacterium includes the following:
- a CDS encoding TOMM precursor leader peptide-binding protein → MLQVGQRSNTRINVSSTDQLPDKALSVIQRSLTEHFNEMGAPDILDRSNLPGLIIDLEVLGLKDHGAILKEVPYWKGKVTYPVKLFRTHAILGPLYIPTLPASPCPNCLSRRWFNNRNKDEQRAIVRAQQVAVNGYNPRITTFALDAIWQILLHALEQAGTDSRNGVFPFYTLDLETLKLSQLYLIQDSSCTVCTTLPLDSSEMAWFQLESRPKHNPSNYRLVKATDYALPVEGLINPLCGVVGHGSVSEIGHTLASPVLGEFDMRSKHGIHTIMWSGHGNSYYQSLYLGLLEAIERFCGLMPRSKVSTVYDSYEHLSPMALDPRTCGLYRPEFYQMTSEYLPFSPEMQLSWVWGYSFQRARPILVPEQLAYYMNHLHLKTNFVQGCSSGCATGSCLEEAILYGLIELIERDAFLMTWYARLAPPKIDPQSSHSLETLSALEGIEKLGYELHLFDTRYDIRIPSILAVAKRKEPGLANLLVAAGAGLNPEDAIRGALCELTCYVPDTLLRIESKLAQIQAMVQDFSKVTALEHHSLLFTAPEMASYVDFLYQNPTSCSIEEAYRDWQVFWPRHQDLRDDLMACIGMMMQLGMDVIVVDQTSNEQARSGLKTVCVLVPGLLPIDFGWKKERVFGLPRLRTVPRTAGHREDDFEPDMQNIVPHPFP, encoded by the coding sequence TTGTTACAAGTAGGTCAGCGCTCGAATACGCGTATCAATGTCAGTTCAACTGATCAGTTGCCCGATAAGGCTCTTTCCGTCATCCAGCGGTCTTTGACGGAACACTTCAATGAAATGGGCGCGCCAGATATCTTAGATCGCTCCAACTTACCTGGACTGATTATCGACCTCGAGGTGCTTGGCTTGAAAGATCATGGGGCAATCTTGAAGGAAGTGCCGTATTGGAAAGGCAAAGTGACGTACCCGGTGAAGCTCTTCCGCACACATGCCATTCTTGGCCCATTATATATACCCACCCTGCCTGCTTCTCCTTGTCCCAATTGCCTGTCGCGGCGATGGTTCAATAATCGCAATAAAGATGAACAACGGGCCATTGTGCGGGCGCAGCAAGTCGCGGTTAATGGATATAATCCAAGAATAACGACTTTTGCCCTGGATGCCATATGGCAGATTTTGCTGCATGCCCTGGAGCAAGCTGGAACAGATTCCAGGAACGGAGTTTTTCCTTTCTATACACTCGATCTTGAGACGTTGAAACTTTCTCAACTTTACTTGATACAGGATTCCTCCTGTACCGTTTGCACAACCCTGCCACTCGATAGCTCTGAAATGGCCTGGTTTCAACTCGAATCGCGGCCCAAGCACAATCCTTCCAACTACCGGCTTGTGAAGGCCACTGATTACGCATTACCGGTAGAGGGGTTGATAAATCCACTTTGCGGGGTGGTAGGACATGGGTCGGTGTCTGAAATTGGACATACGCTTGCTTCCCCTGTGTTGGGAGAGTTTGACATGAGAAGCAAACATGGCATACATACGATTATGTGGAGTGGGCATGGCAACAGTTATTACCAGAGTTTGTATCTGGGACTATTAGAAGCTATCGAACGTTTCTGCGGCCTGATGCCGCGCAGCAAGGTCTCAACTGTCTACGATAGCTATGAGCATCTCTCACCTATGGCTCTCGACCCACGCACCTGCGGCTTATACCGGCCAGAGTTTTACCAGATGACCTCTGAGTATCTGCCTTTTTCGCCTGAAATGCAGCTTTCATGGGTGTGGGGCTATTCTTTTCAACGAGCTCGCCCCATTTTAGTGCCCGAGCAGCTTGCTTATTACATGAATCATCTCCATCTGAAGACCAACTTTGTTCAAGGGTGCTCAAGCGGTTGTGCCACCGGTTCCTGCCTTGAAGAAGCTATTCTCTATGGCTTAATCGAGTTGATCGAGCGTGATGCCTTTCTCATGACCTGGTATGCGCGACTTGCTCCTCCGAAAATCGACCCCCAGAGTAGCCATAGCCTGGAGACCTTAAGCGCGCTGGAGGGTATAGAAAAATTAGGCTACGAACTTCACCTGTTCGATACACGTTACGATATTCGCATCCCATCGATCCTGGCCGTTGCAAAACGGAAGGAACCAGGGCTAGCAAATCTTTTGGTGGCAGCCGGAGCAGGGCTGAACCCAGAAGATGCCATTCGTGGCGCGCTCTGCGAGCTTACTTGCTATGTTCCTGACACGTTGCTGCGTATAGAAAGCAAGCTCGCGCAGATACAAGCAATGGTACAAGACTTTTCGAAAGTGACGGCATTAGAACACCATTCTCTCCTCTTTACAGCGCCAGAAATGGCGTCATACGTCGATTTCCTCTATCAAAATCCTACGAGTTGTTCCATAGAGGAAGCATATCGTGATTGGCAAGTTTTCTGGCCACGTCACCAGGATTTGCGCGATGACCTGATGGCCTGCATTGGGATGATGATGCAACTGGGGATGGATGTTATTGTGGTGGATCAAACGAGCAATGAACAGGCTCGCTCCGGGCTTAAAACGGTTTGCGTGCTTGTGCCAGGACTTCTGCCAATAGACTTTGGGTGGAAAAAGGAACGTGTTTTTGGCCTGCCGCGTCTCCGCACAGTGCCGCGAACGGCAGGCCATCGAGAGGATGATTTTGAGCCTGATATGCAGAACATCGTACCCCATCCTTTCCCATAG
- a CDS encoding acyl-CoA thioesterase/bile acid-CoA:amino acid N-acyltransferase family protein, translating to MMEISKNVATTAILSVTPDISLIDEQVSIRLSNLSPGAPVTIRVETQDGSLRKWSSNATFVADSHGCVDVSTQEPIDGTYSGIDAMGFFWSMIPQETKRPTFFVKSKPTPLTVNLTAEVNGTEVASKSIKRVFAAQGVAEVPLRDEGLVGTLFLPADPAPHPAVIVLNGSDGGMHENAAALLASRGYAALALAYFGLEDLPGELVNIPLEYFEKAVHWLQNQERVVPQKIAVIGLSRGGELALLLGATIPAIRAVIAGSPSAIVYGGVKSNSSDFSLPSWTYHGEPLPYVPYKPNFFGMVLFWGKWLSRRPFASTPAFLKTLKRSKQVADATIPVENIQGPVLLLSGQEDQLWPSAVFAELVMDRLRRHDHPYPYRHLSYAGAGHFVCFPYGLPSLPPMITLSPMPGMLIAFGGTPAMQAAAAADSWQQILTFLKESLYADL from the coding sequence ATGATGGAAATCAGTAAAAACGTAGCCACCACAGCTATTCTCTCTGTCACCCCTGATATATCGCTCATTGATGAGCAGGTAAGTATTCGGCTCTCCAACCTATCTCCTGGAGCGCCGGTTACTATACGCGTGGAAACGCAGGATGGCTCCTTACGAAAATGGTCTTCCAATGCGACGTTTGTTGCAGATTCTCATGGATGTGTCGATGTTAGTACCCAGGAACCCATCGATGGTACCTATAGTGGAATTGATGCCATGGGGTTTTTCTGGTCGATGATTCCCCAGGAAACGAAGCGCCCGACTTTTTTCGTCAAGTCTAAACCGACCCCGCTGACTGTGAATCTTACCGCGGAAGTGAATGGGACTGAGGTAGCAAGCAAGAGTATCAAGAGAGTATTTGCTGCTCAGGGTGTCGCGGAGGTACCGTTGCGGGATGAGGGATTGGTAGGCACACTCTTTCTACCGGCTGATCCCGCTCCACATCCTGCTGTCATTGTTCTCAATGGCTCAGATGGTGGCATGCATGAAAATGCTGCGGCTCTTCTGGCATCACGTGGCTACGCGGCGCTTGCTCTCGCCTATTTTGGTCTGGAAGATTTGCCCGGCGAACTGGTAAATATACCACTTGAGTATTTTGAAAAGGCTGTTCATTGGTTGCAGAATCAGGAGCGAGTGGTTCCTCAAAAGATAGCTGTCATTGGCCTATCACGCGGGGGTGAACTCGCTTTGCTGCTCGGCGCGACAATCCCTGCCATTCGGGCTGTGATTGCTGGCTCGCCCAGTGCGATTGTGTATGGTGGAGTCAAGAGCAATAGCAGCGATTTTTCGTTGCCTTCCTGGACATATCATGGCGAGCCTCTTCCCTACGTCCCTTATAAACCGAATTTTTTCGGTATGGTGCTGTTCTGGGGAAAGTGGCTAAGCCGCAGACCCTTTGCCAGCACACCCGCTTTTCTTAAAACACTAAAGAGAAGCAAGCAGGTTGCGGATGCGACTATTCCCGTTGAAAATATCCAGGGGCCTGTTCTTTTACTATCAGGTCAAGAAGACCAGCTCTGGCCATCAGCAGTGTTTGCTGAGCTAGTGATGGACCGGCTGCGCCGCCACGATCATCCTTATCCCTACAGGCATCTCAGCTATGCCGGAGCGGGCCATTTTGTTTGTTTTCCCTATGGTCTTCCTTCCCTTCCACCCATGATTACACTTTCACCTATGCCAGGAATGCTGATTGCTTTTGGTGGTACACCCGCGATGCAGGCGGCAGCAGCTGCGGATTCCTGGCAGCAAATACTTACCTTTTTAAAGGAGAGCCTGTATGCGGATTTGTAG
- a CDS encoding M50 family metallopeptidase, which translates to MIQSEYQIAFRPCIRDDILLGPPLRAGGKTIFYLKDTFTSWFYRIGVKEHFLISRMDGSRSLQELNDEYLAEFGRPLNEGSWAGLFALLEKRQLLANTADTAKLEDLKRAFAERKKRENRGLLRRRFAFIRPDSILEKLLPWFQFMFSRTFVLPALLCVIALEIFIGFHLTSIVASIWPEQGGIWSYILFIMLVWIFAVIHETAHGLTCKKFGGGVSEMGLVWRYLTIFPYCKIDDVMLFHNRWYRVYAAFAGIFVNFLSLIPFGLFWAFTPVHSLVHTISALMLLSFNLMIFVNFVPFIELDGYFMLSHALNMADLRKEAHQFWQRGLLKIVLKRGSGNVGLSRWDTWVYLIYGFFSLVITGGFLATMAFYWFFLVKYWLGGPIALGLFLLIALVLVYRELGRRKIAPMPQLLQRVLMV; encoded by the coding sequence ATGATCCAATCCGAGTATCAAATTGCTTTTCGGCCATGTATACGCGATGATATTCTCCTTGGGCCACCCCTGCGCGCAGGGGGAAAAACGATCTTTTATTTGAAAGATACGTTTACTTCCTGGTTCTACCGTATTGGAGTAAAAGAGCATTTTCTCATCAGCAGAATGGACGGCAGCCGGTCGCTGCAAGAGTTGAACGATGAGTATCTTGCTGAATTTGGGCGACCACTCAACGAAGGTTCCTGGGCAGGGCTATTTGCCCTCCTTGAGAAGCGCCAGCTACTCGCGAATACTGCCGACACCGCGAAACTGGAAGACCTGAAAAGGGCATTCGCGGAGCGTAAAAAGCGCGAAAACCGCGGGTTACTACGGCGACGTTTTGCTTTTATACGGCCGGACTCGATTCTTGAGAAACTTTTGCCCTGGTTCCAGTTTATGTTTTCTCGGACTTTCGTACTGCCTGCTCTCCTATGCGTCATCGCGCTTGAGATCTTCATCGGCTTTCACCTGACATCTATTGTTGCCAGTATCTGGCCCGAACAAGGCGGTATCTGGAGCTATATTCTGTTCATCATGCTGGTATGGATTTTCGCGGTCATTCATGAGACAGCGCATGGCCTGACCTGCAAAAAATTCGGGGGGGGAGTAAGCGAGATGGGATTGGTCTGGCGTTACCTTACCATCTTCCCTTACTGTAAGATCGATGATGTCATGCTCTTTCACAATCGCTGGTACCGCGTGTATGCCGCATTTGCCGGCATCTTCGTGAACTTCCTTTCACTCATACCTTTCGGCCTATTCTGGGCATTCACGCCCGTTCACAGTCTTGTGCATACTATCAGCGCCCTGATGTTGCTTTCATTTAATCTGATGATCTTTGTCAATTTCGTCCCTTTTATTGAATTAGATGGCTATTTCATGCTCAGTCATGCCCTGAACATGGCAGATCTGCGCAAAGAAGCCCACCAATTCTGGCAGCGAGGTTTGCTGAAAATAGTCCTTAAAAGGGGTAGCGGAAATGTTGGCCTATCACGATGGGATACGTGGGTTTATCTCATCTACGGTTTCTTTTCTCTTGTCATCACCGGAGGGTTCCTTGCGACGATGGCTTTCTACTGGTTCTTCCTGGTAAAATACTGGCTGGGCGGCCCTATTGCCCTGGGTTTATTCCTCTTGATCGCGCTGGTACTGGTTTACAGAGAGCTGGGGAGAAGAAAAATCGCCCCCATGCCCCAATTGCTCCAGCGAGTACTGATGGTTTAA
- a CDS encoding response regulator transcription factor yields the protein MEQITILIADDHTLVRQGIRTFLEVHPDFSIIGEADSGEATVHLVAELVPDIVLMDLVMSGIDGVEATRQVKRVSPHTQVIVLTSYDEDEYIFPALRAGALSYILKDVSINELAETIRKAARGESVLHPRVAARVVQELHHEYKEIPSLFSELSTRELEVLRLIASGLSNAAIATKLVISEKTVKVHVSNILSKLHMLDRTQAAAFAWQQGLMRRENP from the coding sequence ATGGAACAGATTACGATTCTAATCGCCGACGACCATACCCTCGTCCGGCAGGGTATCCGTACCTTTTTAGAAGTACACCCCGACTTCTCGATTATAGGTGAGGCCGATTCAGGTGAGGCTACTGTACACCTGGTTGCCGAGCTAGTTCCCGATATCGTCCTCATGGACCTGGTCATGTCGGGCATAGACGGCGTAGAGGCGACCCGGCAGGTCAAGCGGGTTAGCCCACATACTCAGGTAATCGTCCTCACCTCCTATGATGAGGACGAATACATCTTTCCGGCTCTACGAGCAGGAGCTCTTTCGTATATCTTAAAAGATGTGAGTATTAACGAACTGGCCGAGACGATTCGCAAAGCGGCGAGGGGCGAGTCGGTTTTACATCCACGGGTCGCGGCACGGGTTGTTCAGGAATTGCACCACGAATACAAGGAGATTCCCAGCCTTTTCTCGGAACTCAGCACGCGCGAGCTAGAAGTCCTGCGTCTCATTGCGAGCGGATTGTCCAATGCCGCTATCGCCACTAAATTGGTGATCAGTGAAAAAACGGTGAAGGTTCACGTCAGTAACATTCTAAGCAAGCTACATATGCTTGACCGCACACAGGCAGCAGCATTTGCCTGGCAGCAAGGATTGATGCGTCGAGAAAACCCATAA
- a CDS encoding lantibiotic dehydratase C-terminal domain-containing protein — protein MTTKKWLSIHIFYASNANPMLLEALEPLVIDLRKRGMIRRYFFIRYFQEGPHIRLRLLVEEGVAEEDVKREAENVINGYLKRRPALYSAENDKAQSFYKDMYITEYGVEKWNEVYGALGKMPIRPNNSMHYIDYEPEYGRYGGSDGIEVAEWHFEKSSEIVMELIRSTNLHVRSILLGLSIQLALPLCFGLLEDEQRVVQFLANYGKYWMDNYGRPKEGADLTANFEKKYARVAPNLLRRLTEIQSYVIQNKVGALTLVEREWIAHIRELKERLDDLVADRKLVFQGRTTQGEAYIPDQPAVACSILLTSYLHMTNNRLGVSITDEIYLAYLMMRALEEQQQASQVENTLSFQEVAP, from the coding sequence ATGACTACGAAGAAATGGCTCAGTATCCATATCTTTTATGCCAGCAACGCTAACCCAATGCTGCTAGAAGCGTTGGAACCTCTGGTGATTGACTTGCGTAAGCGCGGAATGATACGCCGATACTTTTTCATCAGGTATTTTCAAGAGGGGCCTCACATTCGTCTGCGCCTGCTTGTGGAAGAAGGAGTCGCGGAAGAAGATGTGAAACGGGAAGCTGAAAACGTCATCAATGGCTACCTCAAGCGCCGCCCCGCGCTTTACAGCGCCGAAAACGACAAGGCCCAGTCCTTCTATAAGGACATGTATATTACGGAATATGGCGTGGAGAAATGGAATGAGGTGTATGGCGCTTTGGGAAAAATGCCTATTCGGCCCAACAACTCCATGCATTATATCGACTACGAGCCAGAATATGGTCGCTACGGTGGCTCCGATGGTATTGAAGTCGCGGAATGGCACTTCGAGAAATCGAGCGAGATCGTCATGGAGCTGATTCGCTCGACGAACCTGCATGTACGCTCCATCTTGTTAGGCCTCTCGATTCAACTCGCGCTCCCACTCTGTTTTGGGCTGCTAGAAGATGAGCAGCGGGTGGTTCAGTTCCTCGCCAATTATGGTAAGTATTGGATGGATAACTATGGCAGGCCCAAAGAAGGCGCTGACCTCACTGCGAACTTCGAAAAGAAGTACGCGCGTGTTGCTCCAAATTTACTGCGGCGTCTTACTGAAATACAAAGCTATGTCATACAAAACAAGGTTGGAGCTTTAACACTGGTAGAACGTGAGTGGATTGCGCACATTCGTGAATTGAAAGAGCGCCTGGATGATCTGGTAGCTGACCGAAAATTGGTTTTCCAGGGGCGTACTACGCAGGGTGAGGCTTATATCCCCGATCAACCTGCCGTAGCCTGTAGCATTCTTCTCACCAGTTACCTTCATATGACGAACAATCGCCTGGGCGTTTCAATTACAGACGAGATTTATCTCGCGTACCTGATGATGCGCGCTTTAGAGGAGCAGCAACAGGCATCGCAAGTGGAAAATACTTTGTCATTTCAGGAGGTGGCCCCATGA
- a CDS encoding SagB/ThcOx family dehydrogenase → MVNQDIQTSRDYLEAVFRRARNAMEPKDFHPNWDDQPSRFKIYQDVERIPLPAAFPPAFSSMATALERMEKLPTAHKRLTYEEFSTILLLAHGAINRRLDVNWNGDAFERAKYFRATLGRGTASGGGMYPTEIFWACGAGGPLQPGIYHYDNGHHAMARLYTGDITRRIQAALGEHPAAMSTNQFLFISLNFWKNSFKYNSFCYHVVTEDLGALLCSLRLMAIGFGSDFPFLFWFPDEECNRMLGLETFLESVFAVIPLPLDVALSNQGIAPAPVEKLQGPLVDKKSFQRSKELIRFSWVEEVHQAALIDDERRPDSKDAYQASCDEFATSGVKIVLPEPARDLLQKNIIDTFQKRKSSFGRFSSHVPLTLEQFSTLLYFASASGSYRSDLKANDGLPHFTRLMAFVNNVSGLEKGVYAYDWQRHSLWHVVKQDFSLFLQENYFLQNYNLSEIAALVVIVGRPERMLEIYGNRGVRIINAEVGLMAQSIYMAATSLSFNCGAALGFDNIALNAALGLDGTDQRSFLFLMIGNGPASNGNFAGQFF, encoded by the coding sequence ATGGTGAACCAGGATATCCAGACCAGTAGAGATTACTTAGAAGCTGTCTTCCGGCGCGCGAGAAATGCTATGGAACCGAAGGATTTTCATCCCAATTGGGATGATCAGCCCTCTCGTTTCAAGATTTACCAGGATGTAGAACGAATCCCTCTGCCCGCTGCCTTTCCGCCGGCGTTTTCCTCAATGGCTACTGCGTTGGAACGTATGGAGAAGCTCCCAACGGCTCACAAACGCCTGACATATGAAGAATTTTCCACCATTCTGCTGCTGGCACATGGCGCTATCAATCGTCGTCTGGATGTGAACTGGAATGGTGATGCGTTCGAGCGAGCCAAATACTTTCGTGCCACCCTTGGACGTGGGACCGCTTCTGGTGGCGGAATGTATCCCACGGAAATCTTCTGGGCCTGTGGAGCAGGAGGGCCATTGCAACCTGGCATCTATCACTACGATAATGGCCATCACGCCATGGCTCGCCTCTACACAGGCGATATTACCAGGCGAATCCAGGCAGCTCTCGGGGAGCATCCTGCGGCCATGAGTACCAACCAGTTCCTCTTCATATCGCTCAATTTCTGGAAAAATTCGTTTAAATACAATTCCTTTTGTTATCATGTCGTGACAGAAGATTTAGGGGCTTTGCTCTGTTCTTTGCGTCTAATGGCAATCGGGTTTGGCTCGGACTTCCCGTTCCTTTTCTGGTTTCCAGATGAAGAATGTAATCGTATGCTTGGGCTGGAAACCTTCCTCGAAAGTGTCTTTGCTGTAATACCACTCCCCCTGGACGTGGCGCTCAGTAATCAGGGTATCGCGCCTGCTCCTGTCGAAAAGCTCCAGGGGCCATTAGTAGACAAAAAGAGCTTTCAGCGCTCGAAGGAACTTATCAGATTTTCGTGGGTAGAAGAGGTGCATCAAGCTGCTTTGATTGATGATGAACGGCGACCAGATAGCAAAGACGCTTACCAGGCAAGTTGTGATGAGTTCGCAACTTCCGGCGTGAAGATAGTTCTTCCTGAGCCTGCTAGAGATCTATTGCAGAAAAATATCATAGACACATTTCAAAAACGTAAGTCCAGCTTTGGGCGTTTTTCCAGTCATGTACCGCTTACCCTGGAGCAGTTCTCCACGTTGCTCTATTTTGCCTCGGCCAGCGGAAGCTATAGGTCAGACCTCAAAGCGAACGATGGCCTGCCGCATTTCACGCGCTTGATGGCGTTTGTCAACAATGTAAGTGGGTTGGAAAAGGGGGTCTATGCCTATGATTGGCAACGTCACTCGCTCTGGCACGTAGTGAAGCAGGATTTTTCCCTCTTCCTCCAGGAGAATTACTTTTTACAGAACTATAACCTTTCCGAAATTGCCGCTTTAGTCGTTATCGTTGGCAGGCCGGAAAGGATGCTGGAGATATATGGCAATCGCGGAGTGCGCATTATCAATGCCGAAGTTGGTCTCATGGCGCAGAGCATCTACATGGCCGCCACATCTCTCTCTTTTAACTGTGGCGCTGCTCTCGGTTTTGACAACATCGCACTCAATGCGGCTCTTGGCCTCGATGGGACGGATCAGCGATCATTTCTCTTTCTCATGATAGGAAATGGGCCGGCCAGCAATGGGAACTTCGCGGGCCAGTTCTTCTAG
- a CDS encoding lantibiotic dehydratase: protein MAVFIQKAESTYIQRIITPRFLLRVGGLPMNVVDDLRFEQTGVWIETLLTLEQALIERKDRLVDALHEEVNICKEQVSMRRKLINLKRDVFNMRQFTDFVAIRGLAVGLSSPTREWLEEWADIWERYQHVFAKGSELFQQEIRQKRAVLKQLVNEEDFRKGILLSSPVLEQAMDAYLASDNAQLNRNARTAERSLVEYLLRTACKTSPFSTFTTVSSGTIEACTGECDHVLTYKIDSTEKKSFIRLNMAILSKLSSLIVSTQSVRKDLPVQITPGYHIHNNRIRYLRRMQDINDVEEETPVSLDTVHENVFYLPVGKLLTALLSFMGNRKVRYMDIITSICSLSAYEGAEEEIDEYLQHLLRLGLLVIPDLQQDIHNPYPLASYRRGLRTIGTPVTDRVAELLGEIERSIETYATAPVSQRRELFSRIKQQVRACYTELGQANTPIPRTLVYEDTTVPFRKLRINAHAWEYFARNFAELQQVLPALDVNLPRKLVTRGYFQACYGPGQRCDDFLSFAYEFRQGFFEQYLQANGVMPAERNEEQQRPRRINYFQQPEFEMIDAAQQAIDDYMQKAYQQLPPASKELRLDEDFVSSVLPYIPGNTGNLSSHTLFSHLANVDGERLLIINRIYMGLTVMFSRFAHFLDVEEGHHLVADLRTHLKHLQPPGAVFAELKGGYDATNLNLHPQVTAYELVCPGDISTRPLEEQIPLDDLSIQDDVHANCLRLCSKRLGKEVIPLYLGFLMPMALPEIQQVLLNFSYSTMSFIDLWNGVKRQDAGAAIAYYPRLRYKNLILQRAQWRVRADALPKRESGESDGDFFFRMARWRRQQNLPARVFVSPALARDLLATPQAEEPPPRGKMPTYKPLYVDFENYFSVALLEALSRDASLRLVISEMLPGHEQLWLEHNGQSYVSEFVWEMNSLLRRK, encoded by the coding sequence ATGGCAGTGTTCATTCAAAAGGCTGAGTCCACATATATTCAGCGTATCATCACACCCCGTTTCCTGCTCCGTGTAGGGGGATTACCTATGAATGTGGTGGACGATTTACGCTTTGAACAAACGGGCGTGTGGATAGAGACGCTATTGACACTCGAGCAGGCGCTTATAGAGCGTAAAGACCGGCTCGTTGACGCTTTGCATGAAGAAGTGAATATTTGCAAAGAACAGGTATCGATGAGGCGCAAACTGATTAATTTGAAGCGCGATGTTTTTAATATGCGCCAGTTTACCGACTTCGTAGCCATCAGGGGTCTTGCTGTCGGGCTTTCCTCTCCTACACGTGAATGGCTGGAGGAGTGGGCTGATATCTGGGAACGCTACCAACACGTCTTCGCAAAAGGTTCAGAATTGTTCCAGCAGGAGATACGTCAGAAACGAGCTGTACTCAAGCAATTGGTGAATGAAGAGGACTTTCGTAAAGGAATCCTCCTCTCAAGCCCGGTGCTTGAGCAGGCCATGGACGCCTATCTCGCGTCCGATAATGCCCAACTCAATCGCAATGCGCGTACTGCTGAACGTTCATTGGTCGAATATCTCTTGCGTACTGCCTGTAAGACAAGCCCTTTTAGCACATTTACAACGGTCAGCTCCGGTACTATCGAAGCGTGTACAGGTGAATGCGATCACGTTCTCACGTATAAGATCGATAGTACAGAGAAGAAGAGCTTTATTCGACTGAACATGGCGATCTTATCCAAACTATCTTCCTTGATCGTTTCTACTCAATCGGTCAGGAAAGACCTTCCAGTTCAAATCACTCCAGGCTACCATATCCATAATAATCGGATCAGGTATCTGCGTCGTATGCAAGATATCAATGACGTTGAAGAAGAGACACCGGTTTCCCTTGATACCGTACACGAAAATGTCTTCTATCTGCCCGTGGGCAAACTCCTGACCGCGCTGCTCTCATTTATGGGCAATCGCAAGGTGCGTTACATGGATATCATCACCAGCATATGTAGCCTCTCTGCGTATGAGGGAGCGGAAGAAGAAATTGACGAGTACCTACAGCATCTCTTACGCCTTGGACTGCTCGTCATTCCCGACCTCCAACAGGATATTCACAATCCCTACCCTCTGGCGAGCTACCGGCGCGGATTGCGAACAATTGGCACGCCAGTGACCGACCGGGTCGCTGAACTGCTCGGTGAGATTGAACGGTCTATTGAAACCTATGCCACTGCCCCCGTCTCGCAAAGGCGCGAGCTATTTTCGCGCATAAAACAGCAGGTGCGCGCCTGTTATACTGAACTTGGGCAAGCAAACACTCCCATTCCGCGCACGCTGGTCTATGAAGATACAACCGTGCCTTTCCGGAAGTTGCGCATCAATGCACATGCCTGGGAATATTTTGCGCGGAATTTCGCAGAACTCCAGCAGGTATTGCCCGCACTCGATGTCAATCTGCCCAGAAAACTTGTCACCCGAGGATACTTCCAGGCTTGCTATGGCCCGGGGCAGCGTTGTGATGACTTCCTATCCTTTGCCTATGAGTTTCGTCAAGGATTCTTCGAACAGTACCTGCAAGCGAACGGAGTAATGCCGGCGGAACGGAACGAAGAGCAGCAACGGCCACGTCGTATCAACTACTTTCAGCAGCCAGAATTCGAGATGATTGACGCGGCGCAGCAAGCAATTGATGATTATATGCAGAAGGCTTATCAGCAATTGCCACCCGCGAGCAAGGAACTTCGCCTGGATGAAGATTTCGTCTCGTCTGTGCTCCCGTACATTCCCGGCAATACAGGTAACCTGTCTTCCCACACGCTCTTCTCACATCTCGCCAATGTTGATGGAGAGAGATTATTGATTATCAACCGTATCTATATGGGGCTGACAGTGATGTTCTCCCGGTTCGCCCATTTCCTTGACGTGGAAGAAGGGCATCACCTGGTGGCCGATTTGCGTACCCATCTGAAACATCTCCAGCCACCAGGCGCGGTTTTTGCGGAGCTGAAAGGTGGCTACGACGCAACCAATTTGAATCTGCATCCTCAGGTCACAGCTTATGAGCTTGTCTGCCCAGGTGATATCAGCACCAGGCCGCTAGAGGAACAAATCCCCCTGGATGACCTCTCTATTCAGGACGATGTACATGCCAATTGCCTGCGTCTCTGCTCAAAGCGCCTGGGCAAAGAAGTTATTCCATTGTACCTCGGCTTCTTGATGCCGATGGCGTTGCCGGAAATTCAACAGGTCTTATTGAATTTTTCGTACAGCACCATGTCCTTCATCGATTTATGGAATGGTGTCAAACGCCAGGATGCCGGCGCTGCGATCGCGTATTATCCACGTCTCCGCTATAAAAACCTTATCCTTCAACGCGCTCAGTGGAGAGTACGGGCAGACGCTCTCCCCAAACGTGAAAGTGGCGAGTCCGATGGAGATTTTTTCTTCCGTATGGCGCGCTGGCGGCGGCAACAGAACTTGCCGGCCAGGGTCTTTGTCTCGCCTGCGCTCGCCCGTGATCTTCTTGCCACACCGCAGGCGGAGGAGCCGCCGCCCAGGGGAAAAATGCCGACATACAAGCCCTTGTATGTCGATTTTGAAAACTATTTCTCCGTTGCGTTGCTGGAGGCGCTATCGCGCGACGCCTCGTTGCGCCTCGTAATCAGTGAAATGTTACCTGGACACGAGCAGCTCTGGCTTGAACATAACGGTCAATCGTATGTCAGCGAGTTTGTTTGGGAAATGAACTCGCTTCTGAGGAGGAAGTGA